Below is a window of Agrobacterium vitis DNA.
TGCCCAGAAGGAGCTTCCCTCGACTTTGTAAGCAAAGTGGTTGGAGAGATGCCCCACTATTTCCATCCCTTGCTCTTCCAGCGGCCGGTGCATCTCATCGATGACCCGGAACATGTCTACGTGCGAAAAGAACACTCTCAGATGCTTGTCCTGCCCGCTCACAGAAAAATACGCGCTCAGTTCCTTCGCACCTGAGTCAGGGTGGTAAGTCATCTCAAGACGAGCAAGGTCCGCCGCCGTCGCTCCCGCCCCGAGATCGAATCCCATGGGTTCGTATCTAATCATTGATTCGCCGACCTTTCGAAAGCATCTTCGCGTATGGTTCCATGTCGTTAGCTTCTGTGTACTATGTCCGCAACAGGCCAGTGACTGACACACGACCCCACCACACCGGAGCAGCTAGGCTCCTATCAACGGACCAGCCAATATCGCATGGCCGAAAAGCGCGCTTATCCCTAACCCTTTGGCAGTGTTGCGCTCACGTTGGGCGATTTGATGCAACAACCACGCGTCTGGCGTGTTACAGTGACAGCGTTGGACTTGACCTCATCGATTTTCCGACGCTGCCTGCCGAGTCATGGCTTGCTCCGCAAGTCTTCGGCCCTAGAGGGCCTTTTCATGCCACTGATGCCGACAGTCCATTTCGAAGCGGCGAGCACGCTTGCCGTGGTGGTGTCTTCCAACGAACCATTGTTGTTTCTGTCTGACGATCTTAGAATCATTGCAGCAAGCACATCGTTCTGCCGGGCTTTTGAGATCGATCCCACGTCCGTCGCCGGCAAGCGCCTCGGCGAACTTGGCAGCGGGGAATGGGCGATGCCCAGGCTTCAGTCGCTGCTGATGGCGACTGCCACCGGCAGTGTAAACGTCGATGCCTACGAGCTCGACCTGAAGCGACCAAACCAGAAAACGCGGCGGTTGGTCGTCAATGCACGAACGCTCGACGATGGCGACCTCGACCATATTCGTCTGCTTCTCGCCATAACCGACGTGACCGACATGCGCGCTGAAGCGCGCTTGAAAGACGATCTGGTTCGCGACAAGGCCATCCTGTTGCAGGAGGTCCAGCATAGGGTCGCCAACAGTTTGCAGATCATCGCCAGCGTCCTGATGCAGAGCGCACGTCGCGTTCAGTCGGAGGAGGCACGCGGACATCTCCACGATGCCCGTCAACGCATCATGTCTATCGCAGCGCTGCAACGGCAGCTTTCCGCATCTCCCGGCGGCAGCGTTGAACTCAGTGCCTACTTCACGCAACTGTGCCAAAGCCTCGGCGCATCGATGATCGCCGACCCCGAGAGGCTATCGATCCAGGTGACGGTTGACGATAGTACTGTGGATGCGGACGTCTCGATAAGTCTGGGGCTCATCGTAACCGAACTGGTGATCAATGCTCTTAAACATGCCTTTCCAGACGGGCGGGCCGGGACGATCGTCATCGACTATCGGTCGGCGGGCAAGGACTGGACGCTTACCATTACCGACAACGGCATAGGAATGCCGGTGGGCAGCGATGCGCCCAAGGCGGGATTGGGGACGGGTATTGTGGAGGCGCTCGTGAAGAATATGAACGGTGAGATTACGTTGAGCAGCGCAGAGCCAGGTACGGTGATTACGATCAGTCATCGGGACGCATCGGACCTCCAGGCCGACTTTTCTCCAGCGGCATAGGAACAAAACGGCTCCCCAAAACGCTAACGGTGTTGTGCGGAAAAAACGGCATTGTAGGACGCATAAAATTTTGTTTTCGCATCGGTTTTTTCGAAAACTGCTTTCCACTTTTCCGAAAAACTCTAAAGGCCGCGGCATTGTGGCTAGCCTCATAGATCGAGTGAACAATGAAGAACGGCAGACCGGTTATCCTGGTCGTGGAAGATAGCCCGTTGATCCGAATGGGTGCCATCGATCTTGTCCTATCGGCGGGCTACGACGTGCTGGAGGCTGGCGACGCTGACGAGGCAATCCGCATCCTGGAATCGCGAGACGACATTGACCTTGTGTTCACCGATGTTCAGATGCCGGGGGCGATGGACGGTATCAAATTGTCCCACTCCATCCGTGATCGGTGGCCGCCGGTGAAGCTGATCGTCACATCCGGTGCTGCCATTATCGAGGAAAGTATGTTGCCTGGTGGAAGTCGCTTCTTCTCAAAACCCTATGACGAACGCACCATCATCGAGGCAATGGCACGTCTGCTTTCAAGTGAAAACCCGCCCGCCCGTATCACCTGAAGCCTTTCTCTAGCCTCACTAAAATGGCCTCGACAACCGCATCAACCGGCATTGTCGCATCAATAACTGTGGCATTTGCGGGAATGTCTTCCTTCGTCGCATGCAGTCGCATAATCAGATCCCGCTCGGCTGGCTTTCCGCCGAACTCGTCTTCGGGTCTTCCGGCCAGCCGGTTTTTAAGGGTGTGCTGATCGACGTCGAGAACGAAGACGTCGTCAAACAGCTCGATAAACCGAGGGAAATTGCGGGAGCCGCCGCAGAAGAAGGAGATCGGGTGGCTGTGGTCAGCGATCAGCGCTTTGACCCTATCGATATCCCACAGGTGGTGTTTGTGCCCGAAGGCCACATCCAGAAGATCCTGCGTTGGCACAGAGCCATCCAGCGGTTCACCGGTTTCGGGGTCGCCCTGGTAGGCAAGCTCACGATCACCGTGGATGACGTGGTAGCCGCGCCGTTGCAGTTCGGTGGCGACAGAGGTCTTGCCGGTTCCTGAAACGCCTTCGATCAGAATATTGCGTAGGCCCATGCTTGCATCCCTTCGTTCATCAATGTGGCTCGTCCGGCGGTGATTGTTTTGAAACATCGCCCGGCTGCCGCTTCGGTTCAGTTTCATACAAGCCAAGGCTGGCACATCAGGTTGTGCAATTTATTGGCTCTTCCATGACAGCAAAGCGGAGAGAGTCAGTCTTGGCCTGGATCGGGCCATCTCCAGGCGAGGAAATTGAAAACATGTTCAGACGCAATCATCAAGGCCCTGCCTACCGTGACTTCATTGCCGCGATTGCTGGCAAGAAACAGGCGCGTGGCTATCTCGAGGTCGGGGTCCGGGATGGCGGCACGCTGTCAGGGGTCGGATGCGAGGCCATCGGCGTCGATCCGGAGTTCAAGATCCGCTACGACATACTCGCCAACAAGAATGCGGTTCATCTCTACAGCATGACCAGCGACGTATTTTTCCGCGATCACGATCCGCGCGTGATCCTGGGCCGATCGCCGGACGTGATTTTTCTAGATGGCCTGCACCAGTTCGAATATCTGCTGCGCGATTTCATCAACAGCGAGCGGATCGCCCACCGCGATACGGTGATCCTGCTGGACGATTGCCTGCCGATCAATGCGGAAATGACCGAGCGCGTCTATAATCTGGCTGGCCGGCGTGACCGCGACAATGCACCGTCCTGGACCGGCGAC
It encodes the following:
- a CDS encoding sensor histidine kinase: MPLMPTVHFEAASTLAVVVSSNEPLLFLSDDLRIIAASTSFCRAFEIDPTSVAGKRLGELGSGEWAMPRLQSLLMATATGSVNVDAYELDLKRPNQKTRRLVVNARTLDDGDLDHIRLLLAITDVTDMRAEARLKDDLVRDKAILLQEVQHRVANSLQIIASVLMQSARRVQSEEARGHLHDARQRIMSIAALQRQLSASPGGSVELSAYFTQLCQSLGASMIADPERLSIQVTVDDSTVDADVSISLGLIVTELVINALKHAFPDGRAGTIVIDYRSAGKDWTLTITDNGIGMPVGSDAPKAGLGTGIVEALVKNMNGEITLSSAEPGTVITISHRDASDLQADFSPAA
- a CDS encoding response regulator, whose product is MKNGRPVILVVEDSPLIRMGAIDLVLSAGYDVLEAGDADEAIRILESRDDIDLVFTDVQMPGAMDGIKLSHSIRDRWPPVKLIVTSGAAIIEESMLPGGSRFFSKPYDERTIIEAMARLLSSENPPARIT
- a CDS encoding AAA family ATPase — translated: MGLRNILIEGVSGTGKTSVATELQRRGYHVIHGDRELAYQGDPETGEPLDGSVPTQDLLDVAFGHKHHLWDIDRVKALIADHSHPISFFCGGSRNFPRFIELFDDVFVLDVDQHTLKNRLAGRPEDEFGGKPAERDLIMRLHATKEDIPANATVIDATMPVDAVVEAILVRLEKGFR
- a CDS encoding class I SAM-dependent methyltransferase; translated protein: MFRRNHQGPAYRDFIAAIAGKKQARGYLEVGVRDGGTLSGVGCEAIGVDPEFKIRYDILANKNAVHLYSMTSDVFFRDHDPRVILGRSPDVIFLDGLHQFEYLLRDFINSERIAHRDTVILLDDCLPINAEMTERVYNLAGRRDRDNAPSWTGDVWKIIPILKTYRPDLHITLVDTQPTGTVCVTNLDPDSTVLRDHYYQIIQAYILEMMDDAAIERFYESNPVASGEVILSEFNASIFVGP